Part of the Vespa velutina chromosome 7, iVesVel2.1, whole genome shotgun sequence genome, ATTGAAATCTCAAAGCTATTGGCCATGACCTGCCAACGCCTACACGTTCTCGCAAAATGCTACGACTGCTTTGCGTCGTAGCTCGTACCTACTTAAGTTCTATTAAACAACGCGTCTGTTTGCAAATTAACCGTAGAAATAGACAGTACGGGTACACACGGTTCCCGTGTATTACGACTGCATACGTATATGCGCACGCGAGCACGCAATCGAGGCCTTCGAACGTGGGTAAAACGAAGGACGGTGAGAAAAGCTCGTTAATCGAACGGACACGCTCGGCTCGACGAGATTAAGTAATACTTTTCGTAGACACGTGATACCACGTATGCCTATGTCCGTCCTATCTACCTACTTGCACGTAGGCACGAGAATTTCATTATCTCTTTTGTGAGctttttgatttattctaTTAGATTCGAAGCCAAGAATTTAAGAAAAGTTACGACGATCTTGAAACAATCTcacgatttttaaaaaaatattgcattgGTGTTTAGTccttgaatatatatgtatattcaaaaaaaagaaaaaaaaaaaaaaaaaaaagcaaaaaaaaaaaaagcaaaaaaaaaaaacaaaatataataaattcatgatCGTTTGGTTTTTGCATAATTCATTGTGCAAAATATTCGTTGCATaaagtaataatgaatttctattgtcgtatcgttcgaataatgatgaaaattcgcaaagaattttaaaagttCGATAACGTTCAAATTGGATATGACTGTTTTACGATACATATACGCCTATGTACAAAGTTGCTGGAAATTTCACGATCGATAGGATCGCGCGATCGATCGGGAGAGTTCAACGATCGTGTTTCCTCGTGCGTGAAGCGATgtcttttttcgaaatatcctCGTAATGCGTTGCATGGGAATCACCGGTATGACGTCACTGACCGGACGAGAACAGTATGTAAAAAAGATGCAAATAATACTTTgtatcttctcttccttcctcgatttcactctctctctctctctctctctctctctctctctctctctctctctctctctctctctctctctctattttattttcatactttcttccttctttttttcactccAGCTTCCGTTTACAtctcaccttttttttttttccatattatttttgcatttttaaaCTGCTCCATTTATATACAGAATGTATGGTAGGATGATTCGCAGTTAACTGGCAAGTCGAATCTAAAAgcagtcttttttttttctcttttttttttttcttcttcttgttcacCGACGATGACTATACGAAAATGTTTAACACGAGGTGTAATAAGACATAATGATGATACTTTGCATCgcttaaaaagatatttcgtcGATTAAAGAGAGATTCGTTGATAGAATATCAAGATCGATCATGAATCAAATttggatttcttttcttttctttttttcttttttttttttttttttactttctgtaTAATTCGTTCCTACAATTTCTTAGCATTACTTTCTCGTCCCGTTATAATGAAAGTGAATTACCTCTTATCGCAAGACCTATATTGACAATCACCCAGGCAACGATAATCATGGCACTGATAGGAATCACGAAGATCATCATGTTCATATAGCTTATCAATGATATACGATTACGCTTTTTGACGatgaattaattacatattcaATCAATCATCTTTCTCATAAACTCATATAAACgttaaaatcttattatatgTATTGCAATTGTTTTTGATTGTATGTAACGATCGATATGTAATTTTGAAAGACTGTTCCAAAAACGAACGTAATCGaagatttcttcttcgttgcaGATAGATCagacaaaaaaatgaagacaGTAGGGAGCTTCATCTCGTTCCTCCTCGTTATTCTACATAGTTCGAGCTTGACGAATTGTCTGTGCTACTTGGAGAACGAAACGGAGGCGCAATGTCAAAAATTAGAAGACGTCAAATACATCGATGCCTTTCAATTGGAATCGTTGAAAGTAGCAAAGATCAACGGCACCTTGGATCCAGAGATTTTTAAGAATTTGACCAATCTCAAACATTTGGATTTGTCTGATggcgatttaaaaagaataaaacctGATACTTTTCGAATGTTGGTCAACTTGAAGAGTCTCGACTTATCGAACAACAGATTGGAACACCTGAACTTGTCATCGTTAGAGGGATTACACGAGTTACGTAGTTTAAATCttcgaaagaataatatcGCTCAGTTCCCAGTTGTATTGTTACGTTTGAAGAATCTGAAACATTTGGATATTCATGGGAATCCGCTTCAATGTAATTGCGCAACTTTACTCGCAAGAAACTTGTTGATAACGAGAGGTGTCAAGTTGTCGAAGAAGATCATTTGTGTTGGTCCGAATAGTTGGAAAGGTTCGTCGCTTTTGAAATTGGAAACACAGAGGATTTGCAAAGAGGAGCAGGATGATAAAGAGATGTTAGGTGATCAGCCATACCAAGGATCAGGAGACGGGGGTTCTGGTGATGTTTTTGACGAGATAGATGCCGATGACGAGTTTCAAGATATTCTGGAAAGTTCCGAAAAAATACCAGTTCAAGAGGTCGAGACTCCAGTTCCGGATATAAAACAATTGTCCAGCGTGGAACCATCAACGACTGCATCTATGGTAACAACAGAAATTATTCCCATTATTAATGAAACTTTATATCCAATAGTATCAACCGAATCGTCTGTTGAAAAATTTGTGAAGGAATCCGACGAGTTGTTCTTTGATTCTGAAGAACAGAAACAAAAGTTTACTACTGAAATGTCATTGAAAAAGCCAGTAAAGGATAGTTTATTTTATCCCGTTGAAGGATCGGGAGACGAAGGTTCTGGTTTAGATGGTTCTGGTTTTGATATACTCTCTCACAATGATGaggaaaacgatgaaaaattaatttatacgcCGACGAAAACTACTTCTACCGAAAGCATTATAGATATGATCTTTGGTGTGTTCACCGGGTCAACTGCTAccgaaaagaaggaagagcctagtctcgaagaagaagaattcatAGATGCATCGCCAACGAAAACTTTCCATGAAACTGAAGAGGAGCTCGTTACAAAGTTGATAACGAAAGCAACAACTGCGACCATTTCAATTGCCTCTTCTTCAACAATTGGTCCAGAATTGGTAGAAGTTAACGAGGCCGACGACATGTCGAAATTAGGTACGATCCGTGCCGAACCAGCCGGACCAGCCGAAGTCTCTAGTAGAAACGATGAATTAGCGGAGGTGTCACCAGCCAGACAATCTAAAAAGGGAATGGGTTCTTACGTTGTCTTGGCTGCTTTGTTGGTCATTCTTGCGGCTTTGATAGGATTCGCAGCTTACAAGGGCGACTTTtgtaggaagaaaaggaaacgaggTGATGTTGAGAACGGTACTGAGATGAAGGATATGCAGAAGTCTCTTTTAGATACGGGTAATCAAGTGCAACCGAAAATAGCATCGAACGGTAATCCAGAAAATGTGCCATTGGTCGATAGTACGATCGAACACGAAGACAGAAAAGAATCTATGGGGTCTcaggagagaatgagaggtCAAAATGGTCATCAGGATCAAACAGATAATACGGATCCCGTGAAACCTCCAAGAAAAGTATTGGGTACACTGGAAGAAACGAAGCCTATTCAAGAGGCTTTGCAGGATTCGATATCCTCAAAAGATGAATCATTTTCAGCGAGGACGAGTCCCGTGGAATCAGCAAGAACGACCAGTCCGCGTCTTTCAGAAACAAATGGTCCACCCTTGAGTCCTGGAGCTCAGAGAGTAAAAATTACTCTTCAAGAGAATCCAGATAGCGTCCCGAAAACGCCTATACTCATAACGCGAACGTCCGTTGGTGATAATCTAGTCAAGACACCGTGAAACGACCTTCCAGATTATTGAATCGTGTCACTTAACGAAGGATCAGACTAATTACgtaaagaaatggaaaaaagaatgaatactGAGAAACGTCAAGTGACTCAAGGAAGTGTATGCGGACAATGCGATTGGTTGGTTCCTAGGTCCTACGTGTCAGGGCCATTTTTGAAATACGACGAGATATCGAAAATTTGTTGACGTATTATAAGACGTTCCGAACAAATATTACTCGAATATTTGTTCTAACGGgactattttcaattttacgaCACGACGAGGACACGAAGAGTGAGCACGAACTAATAGGACTTgtacatatctttttcttttctttcttctttttttttttctttttgttcgttctcttcttcgaCGATATGGATAAATtgcaacgaaaaaaagaaaaaaaaaacacacacacacacacaaaaaaagaagggacaaaaaaacgaaaaggagaaaaaaaaaagaaagcgaaaagaaaaaagaaacgaaaaaaaccaGACGTATCTGTCGTTACGAGATTTGTGAAGAAGTTCTAGTTGTACTAGTACACTAGTCAGTCAGTCTCATTCACAGATCCTAGATCCTATTCGAAGTATCCTGAGAAATCCTTTTCGAGATGAAGTGCGAGAGAATTTAGAA contains:
- the LOC124950609 gene encoding protein windpipe; translation: MKTVGSFISFLLVILHSSSLTNCLCYLENETEAQCQKLEDVKYIDAFQLESLKVAKINGTLDPEIFKNLTNLKHLDLSDGDLKRIKPDTFRMLVNLKSLDLSNNRLEHLNLSSLEGLHELRSLNLRKNNIAQFPVVLLRLKNLKHLDIHGNPLQCNCATLLARNLLITRGVKLSKKIICVGPNSWKGSSLLKLETQRICKEEQDDKEMLGDQPYQGSGDGGSGDVFDEIDADDEFQDILESSEKIPVQEVETPVPDIKQLSSVEPSTTASMVTTEIIPIINETLYPIVSTESSVEKFVKESDELFFDSEEQKQKFTTEMSLKKPVKDSLFYPVEGSGDEGSGLDGSGFDILSHNDEENDEKLIYTPTKTTSTESIIDMIFGVFTGSTATEKKEEPSLEEEEFIDASPTKTFHETEEELVTKLITKATTATISIASSSTIGPELVEVNEADDMSKLGTIRAEPAGPAEVSSRNDELAEVSPARQSKKGMGSYVVLAALLVILAALIGFAAYKGDFCRKKRKRGDVENGTEMKDMQKSLLDTGNQVQPKIASNGNPENVPLVDSTIEHEDRKESMGSQERMRGQNGHQDQTDNTDPVKPPRKVLGTLEETKPIQEALQDSISSKDESFSARTSPVESARTTSPRLSETNGPPLSPGAQRVKITLQENPDSVPKTPILITRTSVGDNLVKTP